A window from Diachasmimorpha longicaudata isolate KC_UGA_2023 chromosome 5, iyDiaLong2, whole genome shotgun sequence encodes these proteins:
- the LOC135162343 gene encoding 1-phosphatidylinositol 4,5-bisphosphate phosphodiesterase epsilon-1-like isoform X2 produces MEIIAGLKSNKLKPFWQSINEPLPVLEYLSSALLSSEYERALSRALAMPECPVVPFFGAFLRELREVIASVAKQPAESKDRETQRTSSKEGPPLEHVPSPSPGARTAVESNADAPSGWSSTGGTSSGGGGTSKGVIFECPHDTNAVLDKVALFHQHRHARGRDATTGSLHRTLSVHTTAILEQNYMTEECDENDYHLDLDSYKPVQPLAADHGVALFPVAAPNNGMDLHLLQVLHHGTTLVHWDCEGAGGSRTSLVYARVDRACGTFVWEKPAWSPLKTAGFGSISNEFTLTVNPEENVPSGLVTRYTSPQADCASVSLEEGYLDLSSVKEVTIGCCDKDREIELRGICKRYGLPGSDSCIGLMYGSNLSDNRLIFLLGPPTLSKIWYMGLCWILRGLKRQNQLTDRRSRWLKEKYLQLYFEEGCLEPTTADAIRVFGGRDWSMTESIGTLSPTSTTLRRRNPKAGKKTKSIGNIHALTKELSFKQYDSSSESGLTAAPLRHLTGSRESLTRIMPASPRSSRDRVPPRSPPGTGERIVSSSLPYSSLQRNIFSLLCVTRDKDRNGSSVTSATGETPWQVKARATSIMYETQLNFVEFVALFRSFSLRARKDLRDLFGQLAITCRSQSDGSLRDFNMRPSVLRQTSDATPQRIDSHEYKTSGNLHKKQIFDAIAAASIVNNCSGVDTSKSQVITLATFTKFLESRQQEKLTEDEIKALIKRHEPDPALRVQWCLSFEGFARYMMDKDNYAFPNEYAIPSDTEMQQPLSQYYIASSHNTYLTGHQLKGESSVQLYSQVLLTGCRCVELDCWDGDDGSPLIYHGHTFTTKIPFRSVVEAIDRSAFVSSPYPVILSIENHCSQAQQARMAQIFQSVFGDKLVTKFLYDTDFCEDPQLPSPSQLRHRILIKNKKLVVDPTAPLVHPSICHRGKMLMSDRASSMKQMRTDVSSASVVEYFSEDEDDEEEDDEDDNVDDNSISSYERYLGGSQMPHVRLKSDPTVDDKSQKQSSQIAKELSDLVIYLQAIKFRGLNTTPGTLPIPKARHQSHTSTVQRHSIAGIGTGGIASSTGSPQSLSTSASVASGGSNIDTLFRPNRGMPACFQCSSLNESAAKKICRKQPLGVVAHAETQLIRTYPAGMRIDSSNFNPVIFWAFGIQMVALNYQTDDAALHLNAAMYEQNGQCGYVRKPSVMWEKSHMMYRRFNPWDKEFDGLHSVHLTLSVVSGQYISPANLLASTYVEIELVGIPIDCAKHKTKIVQNNSLNPIWNEKFCFQVMFRDLAFLRFGIVEANSHHLIAQRVLPLNCLKPGYRHVRLRSCKNKSLALSTLFIYSRVEEESLDYNTCCRDHNKESKRPSGKTPEKLINVDPGLGGVTLKRRMFFLMVYDVIPDEPYTILKVTQESSTQEVMLQALQKAGISAEHVDEYILVEEVSRGWEKKDKEELPTQRVLDPAEHPLQAQALWKGQGRFLLKRVGNDPSSRAWLASIRSTAGHAQLNESGEDQSMIWDEADTFLVCIYNVSPEIPYAILRVPVSSSAQDVLAQALVKARRMEDPGKFALVEELEWGGAGAVGSGNRQLRVLRDDENVYSTQAYWKTLGRFILREREQAIPRKHLLPATLDRLSKGFSVGRSVSLPGSSKEKVPVAEALSDPTSRGLRQRLLMGRRREVHSDGEESRESDILNAALHLKKVSLRKLRAWKS; encoded by the exons ATGGAGATAATCGCTGGCCTCAA ATCGAATAAATTGAAGCCGTTCTGGCAGAGCATAAATGAACCACTCCCAGTACTGGAGTATCTCTCATCGGCCCTTCTGTCTTCCGAATATGAACGAGCGTTGTCTCGTGCCCTGGCAATGCCGGAGTGCCCGGTTGTGCCATTCTTCGGGGCCTTTCTCCGCGAGTTACGCGAGGTCATTGCCTCAGTTGCCAAG CAACCGGCAGAGAGCaaagacagagagactcaGCGAACTAGCAGTAAGGAGGGCCCACCCCTCGAACACGTGCCTTCGCCCTCGCCAGGTGCGAGAACCGCTGTTGAGAGTAATGCCGATGCACCCTCCGGATGGAGCTCAACAGGGGGTACAAGCAGCGGCGGTGGCGGTACCAGTAAAGGTGTAATTTTTGAGTGTCCACATGACACCAATGCTGTACTTGACAAGGTTGCCCTATTCCATCAGCATCGTCACGCACGTGGAAGAGATGCAACGACAGGCTCACTGCACCGTACACTGAGTGTACATACAACAGCTATACTTGAGCAGAATTACATGACTGAGGAGTGTGATGAGAATGACTACCATCTTGATCTTGACTCGTATAAGCCGGTTCAACCCCTAGCCGCCGATCACGGTGTTGCATTGTTTCCAGTTGCAGCACCCAACAATGGAATGGATCTTCATCTTTTACAA GTACTTCATCACGGTACAACCCTGGTGCACTGGGACTGCGAGGGAGCAGGTGGTTCCCGTACATCTCTGGTTTATGCTCGTGTTGATCGTGCCTGTGGTACATTTGTCTGGGAGAAACCAGCCTGGAGCCCCCTAAAAACAGCGGGCTTTGGTTCAATATCAAATGAATTTACACTGACAGTTAACCCTGAGGAGAATGTACCCTCGGGACTTGTGACACGTTACACATCACCACAGGCTGACTGTGCCTCAGTCAGTTTGGAGGAAGGCTATCTCGATCTGAGTTCAGTTAAAGAAGTTACAATCGGCTGTTGTGACAAAGATAGGGAGATTGAACTGCGTGGCATCTGCAAGAGATATGGCCTTCCAGGATCAGACTCGTGTATTGGTCTGATGTATGGCTCCAATCTTTCGGACAATCGGCTTATTTTTCTCCTTGGACCACCCACACTGAGCAA AATATGGTACATGGGACTCTGCTGGATACTGCGTGGCCTCAAACGTCAGAATCAGTTGACAGACAGAAGATCAAGATGGCTGAAAGAGAAGTATCTTCAACTTTATTTTGAGGAGGGTTGTCTTGAGCCTACTACAGCCGATGCCATTAGGGTGTTTGGTGGACGTGACTGGTCTATGACTGAGAGTATTGGTACACTTTCGCCAACAAGTACAACACTACGACGACGTAATCCGAAggctggaaaaaaaactaaatccATTGGGAATATCCATGCGCTTACGAag gAACTGAGTTTCAAGCAATACGATTCATCATCCGAGAGTGGGTTAACAGCAGCACCACTGCGTCACTTAACAGGTAGTCGTGAGTCTTTAACGAGAATAATGCCAGCCTCACCCAGATCAAGTCGTGATAGAGTACCACCGCGCAGTCCACCAGGCACTGGTGAGCGGATTGTCTCATCAAGCTTGCCGTACTCCAGTTTACAAAG aaACATTTTCAGTTTACTGTGTGTAACTCGGGATAAGGATAGAAATGGCTCAAGCGTAACCTCGGCAACGGGTGAGACACCGTGGCAGGTGAAAGCCCGAGCTACTTCAATCATGTACGAGACCCAGTTGAATTTCGTTGAATTCGTGGCTCTCTTTCGGTCATTCAGCCTTCGCGCACGTAAGGACCTACGTGATCTCTTCGGACAGCTTGCAATCACATGCCGGAGCCAGAGTGATGGCTCACTCCGTGACTTCAATATGAGACCGTCTGTGCTGAGGCAAACCAGTGATGCTACACCACAACGAATTG ATTCTCACGAGTACAAAACAAGTGGCAACCTCcacaaaaaacaaatatttgatGCCATTGCAGCAGCAAGTATCGTCAACAACTGTTCAGGAGTTGATACATCAAAGTCGCAAGTGATAACTCTCGCAACATTTACAAAATTCCTTGAATCACGACAGCAGGAAAAATTAACTGAAGACGAGATTAAAGCTCTCATCAAG AGACACGAACCCGATCCAGCACTGAGGGTGCAGTGGTGCTTGTCTTTTGAGGGCTTTGCACGTTACATGATGGACAAAGACAACTACGCATTTCCAAATGAATACGCAATACCTTCTGACACCGAGATGCAACAGCCATTGTCCCAGTATTACATTGCAAGCTCTCATAACACTTATCTCACTGGACATCAGCTCAAAGGAGAATCCTCAGTTCAGCTTTACTCTCAG GTTCTCCTCACTGGATGTCGCTGTGTCGAATTGGATTGTTGGGACGGCGATGATGGTTCACCCCTGATATACCACGGTCACACATTCACAACTAAAATTCCATTCAGATCAGTGGTAGAGGCAATCGATCGCAGTGCATTCGTCAGTTCTCCATATCCAGTAATTCTCTCCATTGAAAATCACTGCTCCCAAGCACAACAAGCCCGCATGGCCCAGATATTTCAA tctgtATTCGGTGATAAATTGGTAACGAAGTTTCTATACGACACCGACTTTTGTGAAGACCCTCAGCTGCCATCGCCCTCACAACTTCGCCACAGaattctgataaaaaataaaaaactcgtGGTGGATCCTACAGCACCCCTTGTACATCCGTCGATATGTCACAGGGGTAAAATGTTGATGTCAGATCGTGCATCATCCATGAAGCAAATGAGAACTGACGTTAGTAGTGCATCCGTTGTTGAATATTTCAGCGAGGATGAGGATGATGAGGAGGAGGATGATGAGGATGACAATGttgatg aTAACTCAATCTCCAGTTACGAGAGATACCTAGGTGGTAGTCAAATGCCACACGTACGTTTGAAATCTGATCCAACTGTTGACGACAAATCCCAAAAACAAAGTAGTCAAATAGCTAAAGAGCTCTCTGACCTAGTAATCTACCTCCAAGCCATTAAATTCCGCGGCCTCAACACAACCCCAGGAACACTACCCATTCCAAAAGCACGCCACCAAAGCCACACAAGCACCGTGCAGAGACACAGTATCGCTGGGATTGGTACTGGTGGAATAGCATCCTCCACTGGCTCACCACAATCCCTGTCGACATCCGCGTCTGTTGCCAGCGGTGGCAGTAATATCGACACGTTATTCCGACCAAATCGTGGCATGCCAGCGTGCTTCCAGTGTTCATCATTGAATGAgagtgcagctaaaaaaatttGCCGTAAACAGCCACTTGGTGTTGTAGCACACGCTGAAACACAATTGATAAGAACATATCCAGCTGGTATGCGAATAGACTCATCAAACTTCAATCCCGTCATATTTTGGGCCTTCGGCATCCAGATGGTGGCGCTGAACTACCAAACGGATGATGCAGCGCTGCATCTGAATGCGGCTATGTACGAGCAAAATGGCCAATGTGGTTACGTTCGAAAGCCCTCTGTGATGTGGGAAAAGAGTCACATGATGTACAGAAGATTTAATCCCTGGGACAAAGAATTTGACGGCCTTCACTCAGTTCATCTGACCCTATCAGTTGTTTCGGGCCAATATATATCACCGGCAAATCTACTTGCCAGCACATACGTTGAAATTGAACTCGTCGGTATTCCCATTGACTGTGCAAAGCATAAAACTAAAATTGTCCAAAATAATTCCCTCAATCCAatctggaatgaaaaattttgcttCCAAGTGATGTTCAGAGATCTTGCCTTTCTTAGATTTGGCATTGTCGAAGCTAATTCACATCATCTCATTGCCCAGAGAGTACTTCCACTTAACTGCCTCAAGCCCGGCTATCGTCACGTACGTCTACGTTCATGTAAAAATAAGTCCCTAGCACTATCAACATTGTTCATTTACTCGAGAGTGGAGGAGGAGAGTTTGGACTACAACACGTGCTGCAGAGATCACAATAAAGAATCCAAACGTCCATCTGGCAAGACACCAGAGAAACTTATCAATGTCGATCCAGGATTGGGTGGTGTGACTCTGAAGCGCCGAATGTTCTTCTTGATGGTTTACGATGTTATTCCAGACGAGCCCTACACCATTCTCAAGGTCACACAGGAGAGTTCAACGCAGGAAGTTATGCTACAGGCACTTCAGAAGGCGGGAATATCTGCGGAGCATGTGGACGAGTACATTCTTGTTGAGGAAGTATCACGAGGCTGGGAGAAGAAGGATAAAGAGGAATTGCCAACCCAACGGGTCTTGGATCCAGCTGAACATCCATTGCAGGCACAAGCACTGTGGAAGGGACAGGGGAGGTTTTTACTGAAACGCGTTGGCAATGATCCCAGCAGTAGGGCTTGGTTGGCTTCAATAAGGAGTACAGCTGGCCATGCACAGTTGAATGAAAGTGGTGAAGATCAGTCAATGATTTGGGACGAGGCTGATACCTTTCTCGTTTGCATTTACAATGTATCGCCTGAAATACCGTATGCCATTCTACGTGTACCAGTTAGTAGTTCAGCTCAGGATGTTCTTGCCCAGGCATTAGTTAAAGCAAGAAGAATGGAGGATCCTGGCAAATTTGCACTTGTTGAGGAATTGGAATGGGGCGGCGCAGGCGCCGTTGGTAGTGGTAATCGTCAGTTGCGGGTACTACGTGACGATGAAAATGTGTATAGTACACAGGCATATTGGAAAACACTGGGTCGATTTATATTGAGAGAACGGGAGCAGGCGATTCCACGGAAACACCTGCTACCTGCTA
- the LOC135162343 gene encoding 1-phosphatidylinositol 4,5-bisphosphate phosphodiesterase epsilon-1-like isoform X3: MEIIAGLKSNKLKPFWQSINEPLPVLEYLSSALLSSEYERALSRALAMPECPVVPFFGAFLRELREVIASVAKQPAESKDRETQRTSSKEGPPLEHVPSPSPGARTAVESNADAPSGWSSTGGTSSGGGGTSKGVIFECPHDTNAVLDKVALFHQHRHARGRDATTGSLHRTLSVHTTAILEQNYMTEECDENDYHLDLDSYKPVQPLAADHGVALFPVAAPNNGMDLHLLQVLHHGTTLVHWDCEGAGGSRTSLVYARVDRACGTFVWEKPAWSPLKTAGFGSISNEFTLTVNPEENVPSGLVTRYTSPQADCASVSLEEGYLDLSSVKEVTIGCCDKDREIELRGICKRYGLPGSDSCIGLMYGSNLSDNRLIFLLGPPTLSKIWYMGLCWILRGLKRQNQLTDRRSRWLKEKYLQLYFEEGCLEPTTADAIRVFGGRDWSMTESIGTLSPTSTTLRRRNPKAGKKTKSIGNIHALTKELSFKQYDSSSESGLTAAPLRHLTGSRESLTRIMPASPRSSRDRVPPRSPPGTGERIVSSSLPYSSLQRNIFSLLCVTRDKDRNGSSVTSATGETPWQVKARATSIMYETQLNFVEFVALFRSFSLRARKDLRDLFGQLAITCRSQSDGSLRDFNMRPSVLRQTSDATPQRIGLLTRNNSIDSHEYKTSGNLHKKQIFDAIAAASIVNNCSGVDTSKSQVITLATFTKFLESRQQEKLTEDEIKALIKRHEPDPALRVQWCLSFEGFARYMMDKDNYAFPNEYAIPSDTEMQQPLSQYYIASSHNTYLTGHQLKGESSVQLYSQVLLTGCRCVELDCWDGDDGSPLIYHGHTFTTKIPFRSVVEAIDRSAFVSSPYPVILSIENHCSQAQQARMAQIFQSVFGDKLVTKFLYDTDFCEDPQLPSPSQLRHRILIKNKKLVVDPTAPLVHPSICHRGKMLMSDRASSMKQMRTDVSSASVVEYFSEDEDDEEEDDEDDNVDDNSISSYERYLGGSQMPHVRLKSDPTVDDKSQKQSSQIAKELSDLVIYLQAIKFRGLNTTPGTLPIPKARHQSHTSTVQRHSIAGIGTGGIASSTGSPQSLSTSASVASGGSNIDTLFRPNRGMPACFQCSSLNESAAKKICRKQPLGVVAHAETQLIRTYPAGMRIDSSNFNPVIFWAFGIQMVALNYQTDDAALHLNAAMYEQNGQCGYVRKPSVMWEKSHMMYRRFNPWDKEFDGLHSVHLTLSVVSGQYISPANLLASTYVEIELVGIPIDCAKHKTKIVQNNSLNPIWNEKFCFQVMFRDLAFLRFGIVEANSHHLIAQRVLPLNCLKPGYRHVRLRSCKNKSLALSTLFIYSRVEEESLDYNTCCRDHNKESKRPSGKTPEKLINVDPGLGGVTLKRRMFFLMVYDVIPDEPYTILKVTQESSTQEVMLQALQKAGISAEHVDEYILVEEVSRGWEKKDKEELPTQRVLDPAEHPLQAQALWKGQGRFLLKRVGNDPSSRAWLASIRSTAGHAQLNESGEDQSMIWDEADTFLVCIYNVSPEIPYAILRVPVSSSAQDVLAQALVKARRMEDPGKFALVEELEWGGAGAVGSGNRQLRVLRDDENVYSTQAYWKTLGRFILREREQAIPRKHLLPATLDRLSKGFSVGRSVSLPGSSKEKVPVAEALSDPTSRGLRQRLLMGRRREVHSDGEESRESDILNAALHLKKVSLRKLRAWKS, from the exons ATGGAGATAATCGCTGGCCTCAA ATCGAATAAATTGAAGCCGTTCTGGCAGAGCATAAATGAACCACTCCCAGTACTGGAGTATCTCTCATCGGCCCTTCTGTCTTCCGAATATGAACGAGCGTTGTCTCGTGCCCTGGCAATGCCGGAGTGCCCGGTTGTGCCATTCTTCGGGGCCTTTCTCCGCGAGTTACGCGAGGTCATTGCCTCAGTTGCCAAG CAACCGGCAGAGAGCaaagacagagagactcaGCGAACTAGCAGTAAGGAGGGCCCACCCCTCGAACACGTGCCTTCGCCCTCGCCAGGTGCGAGAACCGCTGTTGAGAGTAATGCCGATGCACCCTCCGGATGGAGCTCAACAGGGGGTACAAGCAGCGGCGGTGGCGGTACCAGTAAAGGTGTAATTTTTGAGTGTCCACATGACACCAATGCTGTACTTGACAAGGTTGCCCTATTCCATCAGCATCGTCACGCACGTGGAAGAGATGCAACGACAGGCTCACTGCACCGTACACTGAGTGTACATACAACAGCTATACTTGAGCAGAATTACATGACTGAGGAGTGTGATGAGAATGACTACCATCTTGATCTTGACTCGTATAAGCCGGTTCAACCCCTAGCCGCCGATCACGGTGTTGCATTGTTTCCAGTTGCAGCACCCAACAATGGAATGGATCTTCATCTTTTACAA GTACTTCATCACGGTACAACCCTGGTGCACTGGGACTGCGAGGGAGCAGGTGGTTCCCGTACATCTCTGGTTTATGCTCGTGTTGATCGTGCCTGTGGTACATTTGTCTGGGAGAAACCAGCCTGGAGCCCCCTAAAAACAGCGGGCTTTGGTTCAATATCAAATGAATTTACACTGACAGTTAACCCTGAGGAGAATGTACCCTCGGGACTTGTGACACGTTACACATCACCACAGGCTGACTGTGCCTCAGTCAGTTTGGAGGAAGGCTATCTCGATCTGAGTTCAGTTAAAGAAGTTACAATCGGCTGTTGTGACAAAGATAGGGAGATTGAACTGCGTGGCATCTGCAAGAGATATGGCCTTCCAGGATCAGACTCGTGTATTGGTCTGATGTATGGCTCCAATCTTTCGGACAATCGGCTTATTTTTCTCCTTGGACCACCCACACTGAGCAA AATATGGTACATGGGACTCTGCTGGATACTGCGTGGCCTCAAACGTCAGAATCAGTTGACAGACAGAAGATCAAGATGGCTGAAAGAGAAGTATCTTCAACTTTATTTTGAGGAGGGTTGTCTTGAGCCTACTACAGCCGATGCCATTAGGGTGTTTGGTGGACGTGACTGGTCTATGACTGAGAGTATTGGTACACTTTCGCCAACAAGTACAACACTACGACGACGTAATCCGAAggctggaaaaaaaactaaatccATTGGGAATATCCATGCGCTTACGAag gAACTGAGTTTCAAGCAATACGATTCATCATCCGAGAGTGGGTTAACAGCAGCACCACTGCGTCACTTAACAGGTAGTCGTGAGTCTTTAACGAGAATAATGCCAGCCTCACCCAGATCAAGTCGTGATAGAGTACCACCGCGCAGTCCACCAGGCACTGGTGAGCGGATTGTCTCATCAAGCTTGCCGTACTCCAGTTTACAAAG aaACATTTTCAGTTTACTGTGTGTAACTCGGGATAAGGATAGAAATGGCTCAAGCGTAACCTCGGCAACGGGTGAGACACCGTGGCAGGTGAAAGCCCGAGCTACTTCAATCATGTACGAGACCCAGTTGAATTTCGTTGAATTCGTGGCTCTCTTTCGGTCATTCAGCCTTCGCGCACGTAAGGACCTACGTGATCTCTTCGGACAGCTTGCAATCACATGCCGGAGCCAGAGTGATGGCTCACTCCGTGACTTCAATATGAGACCGTCTGTGCTGAGGCAAACCAGTGATGCTACACCACAACGAATTG GTTTACTCACCCGAAATAATTCCATAGATTCTCACGAGTACAAAACAAGTGGCAACCTCcacaaaaaacaaatatttgatGCCATTGCAGCAGCAAGTATCGTCAACAACTGTTCAGGAGTTGATACATCAAAGTCGCAAGTGATAACTCTCGCAACATTTACAAAATTCCTTGAATCACGACAGCAGGAAAAATTAACTGAAGACGAGATTAAAGCTCTCATCAAG AGACACGAACCCGATCCAGCACTGAGGGTGCAGTGGTGCTTGTCTTTTGAGGGCTTTGCACGTTACATGATGGACAAAGACAACTACGCATTTCCAAATGAATACGCAATACCTTCTGACACCGAGATGCAACAGCCATTGTCCCAGTATTACATTGCAAGCTCTCATAACACTTATCTCACTGGACATCAGCTCAAAGGAGAATCCTCAGTTCAGCTTTACTCTCAG GTTCTCCTCACTGGATGTCGCTGTGTCGAATTGGATTGTTGGGACGGCGATGATGGTTCACCCCTGATATACCACGGTCACACATTCACAACTAAAATTCCATTCAGATCAGTGGTAGAGGCAATCGATCGCAGTGCATTCGTCAGTTCTCCATATCCAGTAATTCTCTCCATTGAAAATCACTGCTCCCAAGCACAACAAGCCCGCATGGCCCAGATATTTCAA tctgtATTCGGTGATAAATTGGTAACGAAGTTTCTATACGACACCGACTTTTGTGAAGACCCTCAGCTGCCATCGCCCTCACAACTTCGCCACAGaattctgataaaaaataaaaaactcgtGGTGGATCCTACAGCACCCCTTGTACATCCGTCGATATGTCACAGGGGTAAAATGTTGATGTCAGATCGTGCATCATCCATGAAGCAAATGAGAACTGACGTTAGTAGTGCATCCGTTGTTGAATATTTCAGCGAGGATGAGGATGATGAGGAGGAGGATGATGAGGATGACAATGttgatg aTAACTCAATCTCCAGTTACGAGAGATACCTAGGTGGTAGTCAAATGCCACACGTACGTTTGAAATCTGATCCAACTGTTGACGACAAATCCCAAAAACAAAGTAGTCAAATAGCTAAAGAGCTCTCTGACCTAGTAATCTACCTCCAAGCCATTAAATTCCGCGGCCTCAACACAACCCCAGGAACACTACCCATTCCAAAAGCACGCCACCAAAGCCACACAAGCACCGTGCAGAGACACAGTATCGCTGGGATTGGTACTGGTGGAATAGCATCCTCCACTGGCTCACCACAATCCCTGTCGACATCCGCGTCTGTTGCCAGCGGTGGCAGTAATATCGACACGTTATTCCGACCAAATCGTGGCATGCCAGCGTGCTTCCAGTGTTCATCATTGAATGAgagtgcagctaaaaaaatttGCCGTAAACAGCCACTTGGTGTTGTAGCACACGCTGAAACACAATTGATAAGAACATATCCAGCTGGTATGCGAATAGACTCATCAAACTTCAATCCCGTCATATTTTGGGCCTTCGGCATCCAGATGGTGGCGCTGAACTACCAAACGGATGATGCAGCGCTGCATCTGAATGCGGCTATGTACGAGCAAAATGGCCAATGTGGTTACGTTCGAAAGCCCTCTGTGATGTGGGAAAAGAGTCACATGATGTACAGAAGATTTAATCCCTGGGACAAAGAATTTGACGGCCTTCACTCAGTTCATCTGACCCTATCAGTTGTTTCGGGCCAATATATATCACCGGCAAATCTACTTGCCAGCACATACGTTGAAATTGAACTCGTCGGTATTCCCATTGACTGTGCAAAGCATAAAACTAAAATTGTCCAAAATAATTCCCTCAATCCAatctggaatgaaaaattttgcttCCAAGTGATGTTCAGAGATCTTGCCTTTCTTAGATTTGGCATTGTCGAAGCTAATTCACATCATCTCATTGCCCAGAGAGTACTTCCACTTAACTGCCTCAAGCCCGGCTATCGTCACGTACGTCTACGTTCATGTAAAAATAAGTCCCTAGCACTATCAACATTGTTCATTTACTCGAGAGTGGAGGAGGAGAGTTTGGACTACAACACGTGCTGCAGAGATCACAATAAAGAATCCAAACGTCCATCTGGCAAGACACCAGAGAAACTTATCAATGTCGATCCAGGATTGGGTGGTGTGACTCTGAAGCGCCGAATGTTCTTCTTGATGGTTTACGATGTTATTCCAGACGAGCCCTACACCATTCTCAAGGTCACACAGGAGAGTTCAACGCAGGAAGTTATGCTACAGGCACTTCAGAAGGCGGGAATATCTGCGGAGCATGTGGACGAGTACATTCTTGTTGAGGAAGTATCACGAGGCTGGGAGAAGAAGGATAAAGAGGAATTGCCAACCCAACGGGTCTTGGATCCAGCTGAACATCCATTGCAGGCACAAGCACTGTGGAAGGGACAGGGGAGGTTTTTACTGAAACGCGTTGGCAATGATCCCAGCAGTAGGGCTTGGTTGGCTTCAATAAGGAGTACAGCTGGCCATGCACAGTTGAATGAAAGTGGTGAAGATCAGTCAATGATTTGGGACGAGGCTGATACCTTTCTCGTTTGCATTTACAATGTATCGCCTGAAATACCGTATGCCATTCTACGTGTACCAGTTAGTAGTTCAGCTCAGGATGTTCTTGCCCAGGCATTAGTTAAAGCAAGAAGAATGGAGGATCCTGGCAAATTTGCACTTGTTGAGGAATTGGAATGGGGCGGCGCAGGCGCCGTTGGTAGTGGTAATCGTCAGTTGCGGGTACTACGTGACGATGAAAATGTGTATAGTACACAGGCATATTGGAAAACACTGGGTCGATTTATATTGAGAGAACGGGAGCAGGCGATTCCACGGAAACACCTGCTACCTGCTA